From the genome of Lentimicrobium sp. L6, one region includes:
- a CDS encoding T9SS type A sorting domain-containing protein, which yields MKKNYYFVSITLIMLFSTSIYGQYTNGKKASLSTDGTILLENILLPDYSEKSTAEMLNGFPFGSPANASFKNFRGAAIADIDEDGADEIIFGANNKLFVLKGNGETLWTKNVSGTIIYPPSIADMDDDGHLEIILNTGGSPNAGRVYLLDKDGNDLEGWPQNFEEHWMFNAPAISDLDGDNIMEVITCERGNSNYGMLHVIKIDGTPFSDAWPLELPGNLAFTPSIGDIDNNGTKDIIISISSGSLYAINTNGSFIFGFPLIEAGKSFSYQSPIIYDFDGDELMEIVGARHGDASDYYMVKSNGSYPFGWPITSPSGWRYSPPTVVDADDDGEYEIYVGHPNTDGGGAPLDVVFGYNAAGQMLDNLPINKAGGCEGVISVADVNNDDIMDLVFTSNITDADGYGFIHAYSLDGSGEIEGFPLRPKGFTFINSAVLGDINGDELLDISCLSYTNFTGNDSVFITSYNLNVPYDESKILANGYKGNQLRDGNVNIQTNVGISKINDNSFDFTASPNPSDGMINLQLNQKMEDAQISIINYLGEIIYSTRTSGENNIQLDMSNINNGSYLIKIETDNMSMSQKWIKY from the coding sequence ATGAAAAAAAACTACTATTTTGTATCAATCACATTGATAATGCTATTCTCCACCTCTATTTATGGTCAATATACCAATGGAAAGAAAGCAAGTTTAAGTACTGATGGAACCATATTACTCGAAAACATCCTTTTACCAGATTACAGTGAAAAAAGCACTGCTGAAATGCTAAATGGATTCCCCTTTGGAAGTCCTGCCAATGCCAGTTTTAAAAATTTCAGAGGTGCTGCCATAGCAGATATTGATGAGGATGGCGCAGATGAAATTATCTTTGGTGCCAATAATAAACTATTCGTTCTCAAAGGAAACGGCGAAACCCTTTGGACAAAAAATGTAAGTGGTACCATTATATATCCACCTAGCATAGCTGATATGGATGATGATGGACATTTAGAGATCATTCTTAACACTGGAGGCTCGCCTAATGCTGGACGAGTTTATTTGCTCGATAAAGATGGAAATGATTTAGAAGGCTGGCCACAAAACTTTGAAGAGCATTGGATGTTTAATGCCCCAGCCATATCTGATTTGGATGGAGACAATATTATGGAAGTCATTACCTGTGAAAGAGGAAATTCAAATTATGGTATGCTTCATGTCATCAAAATAGACGGAACTCCATTTAGTGATGCTTGGCCATTAGAGCTACCTGGCAATTTAGCCTTTACTCCTTCTATAGGTGATATTGACAATAATGGAACAAAAGATATTATCATTTCAATTTCCTCTGGGTCTCTCTATGCCATTAATACAAATGGCAGCTTTATTTTTGGTTTTCCATTAATAGAGGCAGGTAAAAGCTTTTCTTATCAATCGCCAATCATCTATGACTTTGATGGTGATGAGCTTATGGAAATTGTTGGAGCTAGACATGGGGATGCTTCAGATTATTATATGGTAAAATCAAATGGATCTTATCCTTTTGGCTGGCCAATCACTAGCCCTAGTGGCTGGAGATATTCCCCACCAACTGTGGTAGATGCTGACGATGATGGTGAATATGAGATATATGTTGGACATCCAAACACCGACGGTGGCGGAGCTCCATTAGATGTTGTTTTTGGATATAATGCAGCCGGACAAATGCTAGATAACCTACCTATCAACAAAGCTGGCGGTTGCGAAGGAGTTATTTCTGTCGCTGATGTGAATAATGATGATATTATGGATCTAGTGTTTACCAGTAATATTACTGATGCTGATGGATATGGTTTTATCCATGCCTACTCACTTGATGGAAGTGGAGAAATCGAAGGATTTCCTTTAAGACCAAAAGGATTTACATTTATCAATTCTGCAGTCTTAGGTGATATTAACGGTGATGAATTATTAGACATCAGCTGCCTTTCTTATACCAATTTCACAGGCAATGATTCTGTTTTTATCACTTCTTATAATTTAAATGTTCCGTATGATGAGTCAAAAATATTGGCTAATGGATATAAAGGAAATCAACTTAGAGATGGAAATGTCAATATTCAAACCAATGTTGGAATTTCTAAAATCAATGACAATTCTTTCGATTTCACAGCCAGTCCAAACCCATCTGATGGCATGATTAACCTTCAATTAAATCAAAAAATGGAGGATGCTCAAATTTCAATAATCAACTATTTAGGAGAAATCATATATTCAACTAGAACTTCAGGTGAAAACAATATACAATTAGATATGAGCAATATAAACAATGGCTCATACCTGATTAAAATAGAGACTGACAATATGTCAATGAGTCAAAAATGGATTAAATATTAG
- a CDS encoding dimethylarginine dimethylaminohydrolase family protein: MFQKAIVRIPSKSMINGLSSVNLGQPDYQLAIKQHEAYVDALLSCGLEVITLEADENFPDSTFVEDVALCTPHCAIITHPGAESRRGEIEEMKEVLKDEYKNIEFIQAPGTVEAGDIMMVENHYFIGLSARTNEDGAKQMISILEKYGMTGSLVSLEEVLHLKTGLAYLENNYLVACGEFLEKDEFKKFNILEVEQGESYAANCIWVNDTVIIPKGFPKAKEVIGQTGYEIIELDMSEFQKLDGGLSCLSLRY; encoded by the coding sequence ATGTTTCAAAAAGCGATAGTAAGAATTCCAAGTAAAAGCATGATCAATGGGCTGAGTTCTGTTAACCTTGGTCAGCCTGATTATCAATTGGCCATAAAACAACATGAAGCCTATGTAGACGCTCTTTTGAGCTGTGGGCTCGAAGTGATTACTTTGGAAGCTGATGAGAACTTTCCAGACAGTACATTTGTGGAGGATGTTGCCCTGTGTACACCTCATTGCGCAATAATCACTCATCCTGGGGCCGAAAGCAGGAGGGGAGAGATTGAAGAGATGAAAGAAGTTTTGAAGGATGAATACAAGAATATTGAGTTTATTCAAGCTCCGGGTACTGTTGAGGCTGGTGATATTATGATGGTTGAGAATCACTATTTTATAGGTTTGTCAGCCAGAACAAATGAGGATGGTGCAAAGCAGATGATTTCTATTCTGGAGAAATATGGGATGACAGGTTCTTTAGTTTCTTTGGAAGAGGTCCTACATTTAAAAACCGGTTTAGCTTATTTGGAGAATAATTATCTAGTAGCTTGTGGAGAGTTTTTAGAGAAGGACGAGTTTAAGAAGTTTAATATTCTAGAGGTTGAGCAAGGGGAGTCTTACGCCGCAAATTGCATCTGGGTAAATGATACGGTAATCATACCAAAGGGATTTCCAAAAGCTAAAGAAGTCATTGGGCAAACAGGTTATGAAATCATAGAATTAGACATGTCGGAATTCCAGAAATTGGATGGTGGATTGAGTTGTTTATCCTTGAGATATTAA